The Prosthecobacter algae genome includes a region encoding these proteins:
- the gnd gene encoding decarboxylating NADP(+)-dependent phosphogluconate dehydrogenase gives MSQKSDFGLIGLAVMGQNLVLNVESRGFQVSVFNRTTATTDEFIAKHPGKKLVGAKTLEEFVQSLATPRKIQIMVKSNAVKDSDRDAVDAVIEQLIPLLEKDDIVIDGGNSYYLTTERRDKYLAEKGLRFIGAGVSGGEEGARKGPSIMPGGPASTWEVMKPIFESISAKVDGEPCVIHIGTGGAGHYVKMIHNGIEYGDMQLICEAYNIFKNAGFTTDEIAKVFTDWNDGDMQSYLIQITGKALEQKDPETGTPIVELIVDKAGQKGTGQWTLLNAAENAVVISTINAAVEARILSSKKKARVAASKELTGPTVNITTDKAELVQKVHDALYASKVISYAQGLDLIKTMGEAKNWGLDLGRIASIWRGGCIIRARFLNKITDAYRENAELSNLMLAPFFKDLLSKTQQNWREVVSLATLNGIPVPAFSASLGYYDSYRAERLPANLLQAQRDFFGAHTYERTDKPEGEFFHTEWPEVIG, from the coding sequence ATGAGCCAAAAAAGTGACTTCGGATTGATCGGCCTCGCCGTGATGGGCCAGAACCTAGTGTTGAACGTGGAAAGCCGTGGCTTCCAGGTTTCCGTGTTTAACCGCACCACCGCCACGACGGACGAGTTCATCGCCAAGCACCCTGGCAAGAAGCTGGTGGGCGCCAAGACCCTGGAAGAATTCGTCCAGTCCCTGGCCACTCCGCGGAAGATCCAGATCATGGTGAAATCCAACGCCGTCAAAGATAGCGACCGTGACGCCGTGGACGCCGTGATCGAGCAGCTCATCCCTCTCCTGGAAAAGGACGACATCGTCATTGACGGTGGCAACAGCTACTACCTGACCACCGAGCGCCGCGACAAATACCTGGCCGAAAAAGGCCTCCGCTTCATCGGCGCTGGCGTCTCCGGCGGTGAAGAAGGCGCCCGCAAAGGCCCCTCCATCATGCCTGGCGGCCCTGCCAGCACCTGGGAAGTCATGAAGCCCATCTTTGAAAGCATCTCTGCCAAAGTGGACGGCGAGCCTTGCGTGATCCACATCGGCACCGGTGGCGCTGGCCACTACGTGAAGATGATCCACAACGGCATTGAGTATGGCGACATGCAGCTCATCTGCGAAGCCTACAACATCTTCAAAAATGCCGGCTTCACCACCGACGAAATCGCCAAAGTCTTCACCGACTGGAACGACGGCGACATGCAGAGCTACCTCATCCAGATCACCGGCAAGGCCCTGGAACAGAAAGACCCTGAGACCGGTACCCCCATCGTCGAACTCATCGTGGACAAAGCCGGCCAGAAAGGCACGGGCCAGTGGACGCTCCTTAACGCCGCTGAAAACGCCGTCGTCATCAGCACCATCAACGCCGCTGTGGAAGCCCGCATCCTTTCCTCCAAGAAGAAGGCCCGCGTGGCCGCCAGCAAAGAGCTCACCGGCCCGACGGTGAACATCACCACGGACAAAGCCGAGCTGGTGCAGAAAGTGCACGATGCCCTCTACGCCTCCAAAGTCATCTCCTACGCCCAGGGCCTGGACCTGATCAAGACCATGGGCGAAGCCAAGAACTGGGGCCTCGACCTCGGCCGCATCGCCTCAATCTGGCGCGGCGGTTGCATCATCCGTGCCCGCTTCCTCAACAAGATCACCGACGCCTACCGTGAAAACGCTGAGCTGAGCAACCTCATGCTGGCCCCCTTCTTCAAGGACCTGCTGAGCAAGACCCAGCAGAACTGGCGCGAAGTGGTCTCCCTGGCCACCCTGAATGGCATCCCTGTTCCTGCGTTCTCCGCCTCCCTCGGCTACTACGACAGCTACCGCGCCGAGCGCCTGCCAGCCAACCTGCTGCAGGCCCAGCGCGACTTCTTCGGTGCTCACACCTATGAGCGCACGGACAAGCCTGAAGGCGAGTTCTTCCACACCGAGTGGCCTGAAGTGATCGGCTAA
- a CDS encoding serine hydrolase domain-containing protein, whose amino-acid sequence MKYRLFLGLLLALAVPNSYSRTWTEASSGKKIEADFVSADASSVKIAVRGGASFTLELSRLSPEDQVFVQQQITPASRAVLSESKIKDRFEEVKKLTAEEIPVSGEEHPALTTVDAAVRQFMVEKGVPAVTFAISKNGKIVHDRAFGWADSAMKTPLQPGVKMRIASMTKPVVKAAIQTLIAEGKLKAEDLVFTVLDLDQYKEAKGCDPHWKNVTIQHLLDHKGGWDRDTSGDLTTRSTLMTDLFRLKPDELEPMHVVRYGLTLPLDFDPGAKEVYCNYGYILLVRVIEKLSGQKFVDYLQLTVCKTAKAPSFSLSSSDARERQAGEIWYCYHPEYPKEQVPLPFRTEARDGAGVLACTAADYCRFLGAYWISGLPRKPGARYSYTFNGSHPGVTAICAQRADGINYAAIANRREGGKTDWNSDLRKLIDAALNPVAAELE is encoded by the coding sequence ATGAAATATCGGTTGTTCCTTGGCCTACTCCTCGCGCTGGCCGTTCCAAACAGTTACTCGCGCACCTGGACGGAAGCGAGTAGTGGAAAGAAGATTGAGGCGGACTTTGTCTCGGCGGATGCCTCATCGGTGAAGATCGCAGTGCGCGGTGGCGCATCCTTTACGCTGGAGCTGTCCCGGCTTTCGCCCGAAGATCAGGTCTTTGTTCAGCAGCAGATCACCCCAGCTTCGAGGGCCGTGCTGTCTGAATCCAAAATCAAAGATCGCTTTGAAGAGGTGAAGAAGCTCACGGCGGAGGAAATTCCGGTCAGCGGGGAAGAGCACCCGGCGCTGACGACAGTGGATGCCGCCGTTCGCCAGTTCATGGTGGAAAAAGGTGTGCCCGCCGTCACCTTCGCCATCAGCAAAAACGGCAAGATCGTTCATGACCGTGCTTTTGGTTGGGCGGATTCTGCGATGAAGACCCCGCTCCAGCCCGGCGTGAAAATGCGGATCGCCTCCATGACAAAACCTGTCGTGAAAGCTGCCATCCAGACCTTGATTGCGGAGGGCAAACTCAAAGCCGAAGACCTTGTCTTTACGGTCTTGGATTTGGACCAGTACAAAGAAGCCAAAGGCTGTGACCCACACTGGAAAAACGTGACGATCCAGCACCTCCTCGATCACAAAGGCGGCTGGGACCGCGATACCTCAGGCGACCTCACCACGCGCAGCACCCTCATGACGGATCTCTTCCGCCTCAAGCCCGACGAGCTGGAGCCGATGCACGTCGTCCGTTACGGCCTGACCCTGCCGTTGGACTTTGATCCCGGTGCCAAAGAGGTTTACTGCAATTACGGTTACATCCTGCTCGTGCGGGTGATCGAAAAGCTCAGCGGCCAAAAGTTTGTGGACTACTTGCAGTTGACCGTTTGTAAAACGGCGAAGGCTCCCTCTTTCAGCCTCAGCAGCTCCGATGCACGGGAGCGTCAGGCCGGTGAGATCTGGTACTGCTATCATCCCGAGTATCCGAAGGAACAGGTTCCACTTCCTTTCCGGACCGAGGCCCGCGACGGGGCCGGTGTCCTCGCTTGCACGGCGGCGGATTACTGCCGTTTTTTGGGCGCCTACTGGATCAGCGGCCTTCCTCGAAAGCCTGGTGCACGTTACAGCTACACCTTCAACGGCAGCCACCCAGGCGTCACCGCGATTTGCGCCCAGCGTGCCGACGGCATTAACTACGCCGCCATCGCGAACCGTCGTGAAGGAGGCAAGACTGACTGGAACAGCGATCTACGAAAGCTTATTGATGCAGCGTTGAACCCGGTAGCCGCCGAACTGGAATGA
- a CDS encoding autotransporter-associated beta strand repeat-containing protein translates to MIKLSRSLLLWSCLWLVAPALRAQTATWNAGTSNWGTAANWLPASVPVSGNGLHLRFFTGTYTSTNNIGPMTLNRLTVSNTGNGTLTLAASAAANTLTFAGTNPTLDITGLVRFTGFLAGNGTITKVGSGNFIHDSDNAGFTGTLIINEGRFSNWGGNSTTALVNNFNPVSIVVNNGGTYQFGNAAAGDPNLPLTTYITVNSGGTVNWQEGQTFGGFHLQGGRLELTGGAPNTSGSTQQTWTSGSVVGNVYTGTAYNLGGTGIINKTTSGTVTLSGSTALNNTGGLRIQDGRVILSHALNLGTAPLTFGASGTTGTLEYQGATATRAGTLTRATGGTGVIQVTDATTILTLTGTQSGSGMLNKTGPGTLHLTGTSTATGLTQVSEGTLRMNPITLSGGINVAAGSTLAVNVGSSTAEFSLPGLYLEDSTSVLALELATATVPTQTLVNVRNNSSFLFTPGATLRVSNTLPFANGTYTLLDYDGFEIDSGLNLQLAGRTLGTLIYDTANTRIQLSITGTDTLKWKGDLSSVWDLGSAANVGGTNNWQLVTGGTATNYIQTDALRFDDTATRFNVQLDAVVNPQSVTVDTAGTYTLAGTGKITGTTGLTKSGTGTFILATDNDYTGGTIVSGGVLQLGQGGAQGSLKGPVTLSDGILAFNRSTPTTFDNVFTLMGSNGIRQDGATVTLNSRLALGTATFSMDGSGTLDVVGGISGTGILNKFGSGTLTLLGDNGFTGTVNIHQGILQLTDRGAGGDLDAASIAIHNGGTFIFGPDGNPDLPGTTIVTINAGGLFDIQTGESYGGFILNGGEYRASGASSTADTTVVGTSVFDLRAGSLTSTGVGGALGQSGGGVLTKSTTGTVTVSSGVTFSSNLTFQIREGTLAMPFSSVPTAGTVTNGTGTPLAGLEFGTASTEGTWQIQGPGTATSTRALTVAAGGGRIEVTQPGSALTLSGALTGTGPLVKTGAGTLNLTGSLSSTGLLTASEGTLRIKPGTLPGGLTVGSVATLAVQGDAAASSLNTPTLSLGSNTALLLELNTATLPAVPLINVTTTGGFSHGGSTTLRLSNSLPFATGLYTLLDYAGSAISSGFTLQMEGRSTGSLVYNTAGTSLQANIVQGEEVRWTGSTSAVWDVGSAVNVGGSQNWQTRTSLAATNFVQADFIHFEDGASQSNVQLNSAVRPNAITVNASTNYTFSGSGKITGITGLTKSGTGTLTLATDNDYTGLTTIAAGQVRLGAGGSTGSLTGPVTLSGGSLVIDRSAAFTHSSAIAINADTSAVAEPPAALRITGSGDVTLSGILSGAALRPLEMNGTGTLFLRAANTYTGTTVISSGTVSISGTTGLGAATADVIINGGTLQLTANTLGSVSNTARSITVGAAGATFDFQVAQSFSGNGFFGTGNVIKTGAGRWGVGSNGSTFSGEILIQEGSLLMTSAQLNSARHLTVASGAQFIIDDDAAGTWSLATGGLFTFSGDGGGEGALRQINSNGPTSGNVFTTTFNRDFVLNSPSVLISTETATGTIFTTAAVTGSGALIKQGPGTLRLGAAGTYSGGTEIRAGILLVTNSTGSATGTGPLTLRSGSTLLGTGSIGSATTIQAGAILQAGTASTRGTLTFTGDTLLQTGSRTDFRLGANGSNDLVVFNTLTLESGAILRILLGYTPAAGDTFNLIDWTSLGSVSDTDWTNNLDLSGAILASQFAWDTSLLNSQGILSIALVPEPSRALLLILGLATFVLRRRRAGTV, encoded by the coding sequence ATGATAAAGCTTTCCCGTAGCCTCCTTCTTTGGTCGTGTTTGTGGTTAGTTGCCCCCGCACTGCGGGCGCAGACGGCCACGTGGAATGCGGGCACCTCCAACTGGGGCACCGCCGCCAACTGGCTGCCCGCCTCCGTGCCCGTGAGTGGCAATGGCCTGCACCTGCGCTTTTTCACCGGCACTTACACGAGCACGAACAACATCGGCCCCATGACGCTGAATCGGCTCACGGTGTCAAACACGGGCAATGGCACCCTCACTCTGGCCGCCTCCGCTGCGGCGAATACCCTCACCTTTGCCGGGACCAATCCCACGCTGGACATCACCGGGCTGGTGCGTTTCACGGGCTTTCTCGCGGGCAATGGCACGATCACGAAGGTGGGCTCAGGGAACTTCATCCACGACAGTGACAATGCGGGCTTCACCGGCACGCTCATCATCAATGAGGGGCGTTTTTCCAACTGGGGTGGCAACAGCACCACCGCGCTGGTGAATAACTTCAACCCCGTCTCCATCGTGGTGAACAATGGTGGCACCTACCAGTTCGGCAATGCCGCCGCAGGAGATCCCAACCTGCCGCTCACCACTTACATCACGGTCAATAGCGGCGGCACGGTGAACTGGCAGGAGGGGCAGACCTTCGGCGGCTTTCACCTCCAGGGCGGCCGGCTGGAGCTGACCGGCGGCGCACCCAACACCAGCGGCAGCACGCAGCAGACGTGGACCAGCGGCAGCGTGGTGGGAAATGTGTACACGGGCACCGCGTACAATCTGGGCGGCACCGGCATCATCAATAAGACGACCAGCGGCACCGTCACCCTCAGCGGCTCCACAGCGCTGAATAATACCGGTGGTCTGCGCATCCAGGACGGGCGCGTCATCCTTTCCCATGCGCTGAATCTGGGCACCGCCCCGCTCACCTTTGGTGCCAGCGGCACCACCGGCACGCTGGAATATCAAGGCGCCACCGCCACCCGCGCAGGCACCCTGACCCGCGCGACGGGGGGCACCGGTGTCATTCAGGTGACAGATGCCACCACCATCTTGACGCTGACGGGCACACAGTCGGGCTCCGGCATGCTGAATAAAACCGGGCCGGGCACCCTGCACCTCACGGGTACCTCGACGGCCACCGGGCTCACGCAGGTGAGCGAAGGCACCTTGCGGATGAACCCTATCACTCTTTCTGGCGGTATCAATGTAGCCGCAGGCAGCACCTTGGCTGTGAATGTGGGCAGCAGCACGGCGGAATTCAGCCTGCCCGGCCTGTATCTGGAGGATAGCACCTCCGTGCTGGCGCTGGAGCTGGCCACCGCCACCGTGCCCACGCAGACGCTGGTGAATGTGCGCAACAACAGCAGCTTCCTCTTCACGCCCGGGGCCACGCTGCGCGTGAGCAATACGCTGCCCTTTGCCAATGGCACCTACACCCTGCTGGACTACGATGGCTTTGAAATCGACAGCGGGCTGAATCTGCAACTCGCGGGCCGCACCCTGGGAACGCTGATCTATGACACGGCGAATACCCGCATCCAGCTCAGCATCACCGGCACCGATACTCTGAAATGGAAGGGCGACCTCAGCAGCGTGTGGGACCTGGGCAGCGCGGCAAATGTGGGCGGCACGAACAACTGGCAGCTCGTCACCGGCGGCACCGCCACCAACTACATCCAGACGGATGCCCTGCGTTTTGACGATACGGCCACTCGATTCAATGTGCAGCTCGATGCCGTGGTGAATCCGCAATCCGTCACCGTGGATACCGCGGGCACTTACACTCTCGCAGGCACGGGCAAGATCACTGGCACGACAGGCCTAACAAAAAGTGGCACCGGCACCTTCATCCTCGCCACGGACAATGACTACACAGGGGGCACCATCGTCTCCGGGGGCGTTTTGCAGCTAGGTCAGGGCGGTGCCCAGGGCAGCCTCAAAGGTCCAGTGACGCTGAGCGATGGCATTCTGGCTTTCAACCGTTCTACGCCGACCACATTTGACAACGTCTTCACCCTCATGGGCAGCAATGGCATCCGCCAAGATGGGGCCACCGTCACGCTGAATTCTCGCCTCGCTCTCGGCACCGCCACCTTCTCCATGGATGGCAGCGGCACGCTGGATGTGGTGGGCGGCATCTCCGGCACGGGCATCCTCAATAAATTTGGCAGCGGCACGCTCACCCTGCTGGGGGACAACGGCTTCACCGGCACCGTCAATATCCACCAGGGCATCCTGCAACTGACGGATCGCGGCGCAGGCGGCGACCTCGATGCCGCCTCCATCGCCATCCACAACGGCGGCACCTTCATCTTCGGTCCCGATGGCAATCCCGACCTGCCCGGCACCACCATCGTCACCATCAATGCCGGCGGTTTGTTCGATATCCAGACGGGCGAAAGCTACGGCGGTTTCATCCTCAATGGCGGTGAATACCGCGCCTCCGGAGCCTCCAGCACGGCGGACACCACCGTGGTGGGCACGTCCGTGTTTGACCTGCGTGCAGGCAGCCTCACCAGCACCGGCGTGGGCGGGGCCCTGGGTCAGTCAGGCGGCGGAGTTCTAACCAAAAGCACGACCGGCACCGTGACGGTAAGTAGCGGCGTCACTTTCAGCAGCAACCTCACTTTCCAGATCCGCGAAGGCACCCTGGCCATGCCCTTCAGCAGCGTGCCCACTGCGGGCACCGTCACCAATGGCACCGGCACGCCCCTGGCCGGGTTGGAATTTGGCACCGCCAGCACGGAAGGCACCTGGCAGATCCAGGGCCCCGGCACCGCCACCTCCACCCGCGCCCTCACCGTGGCCGCAGGCGGGGGCCGGATCGAGGTGACCCAGCCCGGTTCCGCCCTCACCCTCAGCGGCGCTTTGACGGGCACCGGCCCTCTGGTGAAAACCGGCGCAGGCACGCTGAATCTTACCGGCAGCCTCAGCAGCACTGGCCTGCTCACCGCCAGTGAAGGCACCCTGCGGATCAAGCCTGGCACCCTCCCCGGTGGCCTCACCGTCGGCAGTGTCGCCACCCTGGCCGTGCAGGGAGATGCGGCCGCCTCTAGCCTGAATACGCCGACTCTGAGCCTGGGCAGCAATACGGCGCTGCTGCTGGAGCTGAATACCGCCACGCTCCCAGCGGTGCCGTTGATCAATGTCACCACCACTGGCGGCTTCAGCCACGGTGGAAGCACCACCCTGCGCCTCAGCAACAGCCTGCCTTTTGCCACCGGCCTCTACACCCTGCTGGACTATGCCGGCAGCGCCATCAGCAGCGGCTTCACCCTCCAGATGGAAGGCCGCAGCACCGGCAGCCTCGTTTATAACACCGCTGGTACCAGCCTGCAGGCAAACATCGTCCAGGGCGAAGAAGTGCGCTGGACCGGCAGCACCAGCGCCGTGTGGGACGTGGGCAGCGCTGTCAATGTGGGCGGCAGCCAAAACTGGCAGACGCGCACCAGCCTGGCCGCGACCAATTTTGTCCAGGCGGATTTCATCCACTTCGAAGACGGAGCCAGCCAGTCTAACGTACAGCTCAACAGTGCCGTGCGGCCCAATGCCATCACCGTCAATGCCAGCACGAACTACACCTTTAGCGGCAGCGGCAAGATCACCGGCATCACCGGCCTAACCAAAAGCGGCACCGGCACCCTCACCCTCGCTACCGATAACGACTACACCGGCCTCACCACCATCGCCGCCGGGCAGGTGCGCCTAGGCGCAGGCGGCAGCACGGGCAGCCTCACCGGACCCGTCACCCTCAGCGGGGGCAGCCTGGTTATTGACCGCAGCGCCGCCTTCACCCACAGCAGCGCCATCGCCATCAATGCCGACACCAGCGCTGTGGCCGAGCCCCCCGCCGCCCTCCGCATCACCGGCAGTGGCGATGTCACCCTCTCTGGCATCCTCAGCGGGGCCGCTCTCCGCCCCCTGGAGATGAATGGCACCGGCACCCTCTTCCTGCGCGCGGCGAATACCTACACCGGCACCACCGTCATCAGCAGCGGCACCGTTTCCATCAGCGGCACCACCGGCCTGGGCGCAGCCACGGCCGATGTCATCATCAATGGCGGTACACTTCAGCTCACGGCGAATACCCTCGGCAGCGTGTCCAACACGGCCCGCAGCATTACCGTCGGCGCAGCGGGAGCTACCTTCGACTTCCAGGTCGCGCAAAGCTTCAGCGGCAACGGCTTTTTCGGCACCGGCAATGTGATCAAAACCGGCGCCGGCCGCTGGGGTGTGGGTTCCAACGGCAGCACCTTCTCTGGCGAAATCCTCATCCAGGAAGGCTCGCTACTGATGACCTCTGCGCAGCTCAATTCCGCCCGCCACCTCACCGTCGCCAGCGGGGCTCAGTTCATCATTGACGATGACGCCGCAGGCACTTGGTCCCTGGCCACCGGGGGCCTCTTCACCTTCAGTGGCGATGGCGGCGGTGAAGGTGCCCTCCGCCAAATCAACAGCAACGGCCCCACCAGCGGCAACGTTTTCACCACCACCTTTAACCGCGACTTTGTGCTGAACAGCCCTAGCGTCCTCATCAGCACCGAAACCGCCACTGGCACGATTTTCACCACCGCCGCAGTCACTGGATCCGGCGCTTTGATCAAGCAAGGCCCCGGCACGCTGCGCCTGGGCGCGGCTGGCACCTACAGTGGTGGTACCGAGATCCGCGCAGGTATTTTGCTGGTGACCAACAGCACGGGAAGCGCCACGGGTACCGGCCCGCTCACCCTCCGCAGCGGCAGCACTCTCCTGGGGACTGGTAGCATCGGCAGCGCCACCACGATCCAGGCCGGGGCCATCCTGCAAGCCGGGACTGCCAGCACCCGCGGCACCCTCACTTTCACCGGTGATACCCTTCTGCAAACCGGCAGCCGCACCGACTTCCGCCTCGGGGCCAATGGCAGCAACGACCTCGTCGTCTTCAACACCCTCACCCTCGAATCTGGGGCCATCCTGCGCATCCTTCTCGGCTACACCCCGGCAGCCGGCGATACCTTCAATCTCATTGACTGGACGTCCCTGGGAAGCGTCAGCGATACGGACTGGACCAATAATCTGGACCTCAGCGGGGCCATCCTTGCCAGCCAGTTCGCCTGGGACACCAGCCTCCTCAACAGCCAGGGCATCCTCAGCATCGCTCTAGTGCCTGAACCTTCCCGCGCTTTGTTGCTCATCCTAGGCCTAGCCACCTTTGTCCTTCGTCGCCGCCGGGCTGGGACCGTATAA
- a CDS encoding serine hydrolase — protein sequence MLRPALPVLFALLGSLSAATPYFPPPDSEGGWREAKGVKEARDLAGVDVAKLEPAYITTERSTANGGLVVVRGGYLVFERYFGKASRNANPDMASTGKAFCSIACGIMLEEFKAKIPQGLDTKVFNETYLPQALPLNDPRKADITLGQLLCMSAGYWGEGQTPSGYVKGDPKPQALKPVKGQDVRAIDQSSLDVPLWCDPGAGYSYSSPSPHIASIVLRNVSGVELKDYIQTRLAKPQGWGAWNYCLYRGDVVMEHANGAGSTALHATDVMRFGYCLAQKGQWQGQQLVPTSYIEKCQTWSPYNPHTPFSLQWEHNADGHVAGAPRDAFWKSGAGGFCLYVVPSLDLVVYKLGGKDGQYDEKLTRLPQPPATSDRTNWQPLVTNAFMEGPGGLGRLLEMVCAAVRVD from the coding sequence GCGAGGCCAAGGGGGTGAAGGAGGCGCGTGATCTGGCCGGTGTGGACGTGGCGAAGCTGGAGCCCGCCTACATCACCACAGAACGCAGCACGGCAAACGGCGGCCTCGTGGTCGTGCGGGGCGGGTACCTGGTGTTTGAGCGCTACTTTGGCAAAGCCAGCCGGAATGCGAATCCCGACATGGCCTCCACCGGCAAGGCCTTTTGCAGCATCGCCTGCGGCATCATGCTGGAGGAATTTAAGGCCAAAATTCCGCAGGGGCTGGACACGAAGGTTTTTAACGAAACCTACCTGCCCCAGGCGCTGCCGCTGAATGATCCCCGCAAGGCCGACATCACCCTGGGCCAGCTCCTCTGCATGAGCGCCGGCTACTGGGGTGAGGGCCAGACGCCCAGCGGCTACGTGAAGGGAGACCCGAAACCGCAGGCGCTGAAGCCCGTGAAAGGCCAGGACGTGCGTGCGATTGATCAGTCTTCCTTGGACGTGCCGCTATGGTGCGATCCGGGTGCGGGCTACTCGTATTCCAGTCCTTCTCCGCACATCGCCAGCATCGTGCTGCGCAACGTCAGCGGCGTGGAGTTGAAGGACTACATCCAAACTCGCCTAGCCAAACCGCAGGGCTGGGGTGCATGGAACTACTGCCTCTATCGCGGGGATGTGGTGATGGAGCACGCTAATGGCGCGGGCAGCACCGCGCTGCATGCCACGGATGTCATGCGTTTTGGCTACTGCCTGGCGCAGAAAGGCCAGTGGCAGGGCCAGCAGCTCGTTCCCACGAGCTACATCGAAAAGTGCCAGACATGGAGCCCTTACAATCCTCACACCCCCTTCAGCCTGCAGTGGGAGCACAATGCTGATGGTCATGTGGCAGGCGCGCCGCGTGATGCGTTTTGGAAATCTGGAGCAGGCGGCTTCTGCCTCTACGTGGTGCCTTCACTGGACCTGGTGGTGTACAAACTGGGCGGCAAAGACGGCCAATACGATGAAAAGCTGACCCGCCTCCCCCAGCCTCCCGCAACCAGCGATCGCACGAACTGGCAGCCTCTCGTCACCAACGCCTTTATGGAAGGCCCCGGCGGCCTCGGTCGCCTGCTGGAAATGGTGTGTGCAGCAGTGAGGGTGGACTGA